A genomic segment from Candidatus Methanoperedens sp. encodes:
- the pfdA gene encoding prefoldin subunit alpha: MSDKLTPQQLQELGAKHQQYQYQAESVAQQMNMVQLTVKEVETALTTIAALKDEPAGKETLVPIGFGSFVSATLTNPGKVVIGIGAGVSVEKKVDDAKVLLEKRKDELSKYNEQLNTTLTRLGQELENIEKIAQKHEQSQQPMRAE; this comes from the coding sequence ATGAGCGATAAACTGACACCACAGCAGCTCCAGGAATTGGGGGCAAAGCACCAGCAATACCAGTATCAGGCCGAGTCCGTGGCCCAGCAAATGAACATGGTCCAGTTGACAGTGAAAGAAGTGGAGACCGCACTGACCACTATCGCTGCCTTGAAAGATGAACCCGCAGGGAAGGAAACGCTCGTTCCTATCGGTTTCGGTTCTTTTGTAAGCGCTACCCTCACCAATCCCGGTAAGGTGGTGATAGGGATTGGCGCCGGAGTGAGCGTCGAAAAGAAGGTCGATGATGCAAAGGTCCTCCTTGAGAAACGAAAAGACGAGCTGTCGAAATATAATGAGCAACTGAACACTACGCTCACAAGACTCGGCCAGGAACTTGAGAATATCGAGAAGATCGCGCAAAAACACGAGCAATCCCAGCAGCCAATGCGTGCTGAATAA
- the rpl18a gene encoding 50S ribosomal protein L18Ae encodes MMNFIVKGTFKAGDRKERFTKKIASLNKKNAIDKAYSLIGSEHGLERRLIKIESTEEAKDER; translated from the coding sequence ATTATGAATTTTATAGTGAAAGGAACTTTCAAAGCAGGAGATCGAAAAGAACGGTTTACCAAAAAGATAGCGAGCTTGAATAAAAAAAATGCCATTGATAAAGCATATTCATTGATCGGAAGCGAGCATGGCCTGGAGCGCCGTCTGATAAAGATAGAATCAACGGAAGAGGCTAAGGATGAGCGATAA
- the ftsY gene encoding signal recognition particle-docking protein FtsY produces MFDKLKEKLGGFKKILGGAIKEKEKEAIIGEPPKPEVEKVAPAEAAISVKPAEKIGVLDKIKAAVFEQEFIIDEKSLKDPLWDLEMALMESDVALPVAEKIVDSVKSELVGTRRKIGSDAGKIVETALRKAISKVISVESFDFDAFVKKSNKPVSIVFVGVNGTGKTTTIAKMAERFKDQGYSIVIAAGDTFRAGAIEQIERHAEALGIKIIKHQEGADPAAVIYDAIQYARAKHKDVVLADTAGRMHTNINLMDQLKKVCRVNSPDLVIFVDEAVAGNDAVERAKLFNSAVPFNGSILTKQDADAKGGAAISIAYTTGKPILFLGVGQSYKDLVKFDPEWLLDRLFE; encoded by the coding sequence ATGTTTGATAAGCTCAAAGAAAAGCTTGGCGGCTTCAAAAAGATCCTTGGGGGCGCAATAAAGGAGAAAGAAAAAGAGGCTATCATAGGGGAACCCCCGAAACCTGAGGTCGAGAAAGTTGCCCCCGCAGAGGCTGCAATTTCTGTCAAGCCAGCTGAAAAGATAGGGGTATTAGATAAAATAAAAGCCGCAGTATTTGAACAGGAATTCATCATCGATGAGAAAAGCCTGAAAGACCCACTTTGGGATCTTGAGATGGCTCTCATGGAAAGCGATGTTGCGCTCCCTGTGGCTGAAAAAATAGTGGATTCGGTGAAATCCGAACTGGTCGGGACGCGGAGAAAGATCGGCTCAGATGCAGGAAAGATCGTTGAAACTGCCTTAAGAAAGGCAATATCAAAAGTGATCTCTGTAGAATCCTTTGATTTTGATGCTTTCGTCAAAAAATCAAATAAGCCCGTGAGCATTGTTTTTGTGGGTGTGAACGGAACGGGTAAAACTACGACTATCGCAAAAATGGCGGAGCGCTTCAAAGATCAGGGATATTCTATCGTTATAGCGGCAGGTGATACTTTTCGCGCAGGTGCCATCGAGCAGATCGAAAGGCATGCCGAAGCGCTTGGAATAAAGATAATAAAACACCAGGAAGGCGCAGACCCCGCTGCCGTAATATACGATGCGATCCAATATGCCAGGGCAAAACACAAAGATGTCGTGCTTGCGGACACTGCGGGGAGAATGCACACCAACATAAACCTGATGGACCAGTTGAAGAAGGTCTGCAGGGTTAACAGCCCGGATCTTGTTATCTTCGTGGATGAAGCCGTTGCGGGGAACGACGCGGTAGAACGCGCCAAGCTTTTCAACAGCGCGGTGCCATTTAATGGAAGCATCCTTACAAAACAGGATGCAGATGCAAAAGGCGGGGCGGCGATCTCCATAGCATACACAACAGGCAAACCGATATTATTCCTTGGAGTTGGTCAGAGTTATAAAGACCTGGTAAAATTCGATCCTGAATGGTTGCTGGATCGATTGTTTGAATGA